A region of Ictidomys tridecemlineatus isolate mIctTri1 chromosome 4, mIctTri1.hap1, whole genome shotgun sequence DNA encodes the following proteins:
- the LOC101974775 gene encoding olfactory receptor 2G3: MDKMKTNFTVTEFVFLGLSSEPKTQLILFVVFLFFYLLTVVGNIIIITIIQIEPRLQTPMYFFLTNLSFLDICYTSTNVPQMLSNMVGRRRTIPFSSCATQMYFSLSFGMIECVLLGVMAYDRYVAICHPLHYTVIMDRNTCVQLAAISWSSSFLSSMVINVLTLSLPYCGPNVLNHFFCEVPSVLRLACTDTSLTELVVFIFSIVIVFIPFLLIVVSYARILLSVLRMRSASGRYKALSTCASHLTVVALFYGTAIFMYMRPQSKSSRAGGKVIAVFYTVVTPMLNPLIYSLRNQDVKGALRRAVAKQRT; the protein is encoded by the coding sequence atggataaaatgaaaacaaacttcaCTGTGACTGAATTTGTGTTCCTAGGACTTTCATCTGAGCCAAAGACACAgctcattctttttgttgtattcttgTTCTTCTATTTATTAACAGTGGTTGGGaatattatcatcatcaccattatccaGATAGAACCTCGTCTCCAGacgcccatgtacttcttcctcacaAATTTGTCCTTTCTAGACATTTGCTACACATCCACCAATGTCCCACAAATGCTATCCAACATGGTGGGGAGAAGGAGGACCATCCCCTTCTCCAGCTGTGCTACACAGATgtacttctctctctcctttggaATGATTGAATGTGTTCTCCTTGGTGTCATGGCTTATGACAGATATGTAGCCATTTGTCATCCGCTTCACTATACTGTCATTATGGACCGGAATACCTGTGTCCAGCTGGCAGCCATTTCTTGGTCCAGTAGCTTCCTGAGTTCCATGGTAATCAATGTCCTCACCTTAAGTTTGCCCTACTGTGGGCCCAATGTCCTGAATCACTTTTTCTGCGAGGTGCCTTCTGTCCTGAGGCTGGCTTGCACGGACACCTCGCTCACAGAGCTGGTTGTTTTCATCTTCAGTATTGTCATTGTCTTCATCCCTTTCCTCCTCATTGTTGTTTCCTATGCCCGGATCCTTCTCTCTGTTCTCAGAATGCGCTCAGCCTCTGGGAGGTACAAGGCACTGTCCACCTGTGCCTCCCACCTGACAGTGGTGGCCTTATTCTATGGAACTGCCATCTTCATGTACATGAGACCCCAGTCCAAGTCCTCCAGGGCTGGGGGCAAGGTCATCGCAGTCTTCTACACAGTGGTCACACCCATGCTCAACCCCTtaatctacagcctgaggaaccaGGATGTGAAAGGAGCTTTGAGAAGAGCAGTTGCAAAACAGAGGACGTGA